The Archangium primigenium genomic interval CAGGACGTGCGCGTGCAGATGTTCGAGACGGGCATCAAGGTCATCGACCTGCTCGCGCCCTACACGCGTGGTGGCAAGATCGGCCTGTTCGGCGGCGCCGGCGTGGGCAAGACGGTGCTCCTGCAGGAGCTCATCCGCAACGTGGCGGTGGAGCGCGGCGGCTTCTCCGTGTTCGCCGGCGTGGGCGAGCGCACCCGCGAGGGCAACGACCTGTACCACGAGATGCAGGAGAGCAACGTCATCAAGGTCGACAACCTGGAGGAGAGCCAGGTGGTGCTGGTGTACGGCCAGATGAACGAGCCGCCCGGTGCGCGCGCCCGCGTGGCCCTCACCGCGCTGACGATCGCCGAGTACTTCCGTGACGTGGAAGGCCGCGACGTGCTGCTCTTCGTGGACAACATCTTCCGCTTCACCCAGGCCGGTTCCGAGGTGTCCGCCCTCCTGGGCCGCATCCCGAGCGCCGTGGGTTACCAGCCCACGCTCGCCACGGAGATGGGCAGCCTGCAGGAGCGCATCACCTCCACCACCAAGGGCTCGGTCACCTCCGTGCAGGCCATCTACGTGCCCGCCGACGACCTGACGGACCCGGCGCCCGCCACCACGTTCGCCCACCTGGACGCGACCACGGTGCTCAACCGCGCCATCTCCGAGCTGGGCATCTACCCGGCCGTGGATCCGCTCGACTCGACGAGCCGCATCCTCTCGCCGGACGTCGTGGGCGCCGAGCACTACGCCGTGGCCCGCCGCGTCCAGGGCATCCTCCAGCGCTACAAGGAGCTGCAGGACATCATCGCCATCCTCGGCATGGACGAGCTGTCCGAGGAAGACAAGCTGACGGTGGCGCGCGCCCGGAAGATCCAGAAGTTCCTGTCCCAGCCCTTCTTCGTGGCGCAGATCTTCACCGGCGCTCCCGGCAAGTACGTGAAGCTCCAGGACACCGTCCAGGGCTTCAAGGAGATCGCCGACGGCAAGCACGACGACCTGCCCGAGTCCGCCTTCTACATGGTGGGCGGCATCGAAGAGGCCAAGGCCAAGGCCGCCAAGATGGCGGCCAGCTAGTCCCCACGTTCGCGTCACACGGCCAGGAGGGGTGTCCACATGCTGCGTTCCGTCGTTCTCGGGATCATCTTGTTGGCCGCTCCTGGCCTCGCCGCGGAGCGCTCCAGCCGCCCTCGGGTGAGCGCCAATGGCGCCTACAGCGTGCGCATGGTCGTGACGGGTCCCGACCAATGCACGCTGGAGGTGTCTCGCGAGAGCGGCGTGGAGTGGAAGCTCACGCAGTGCGTGGGGAGCGCCGACGACCTCTACTTCGTCTCCAACGACGGAGAGAAGGTGTGGGTCCTGCTTCCGCTGGCCACCAAGGGCACCCAGAAGTTGCCCGGCAAGCAGAACAAGGCGCTGCCCGCCTGGGCCAACACCCCCGTGGCGGCCCTGTATGATCGTCACGGCGCGAAGGTGGAGGAGCGGCGCCTGCTGGACTTCGTGAGCCGGCAGGCCCTGCCCGAGGTGCGGCAGATGACGCAGCACCTCAAGTGGCTGGAGGGCATGCTCGGCGTGCCGGGCAAGGGCCCCCGCCTGACGGATGCCGGACGCATTGATTTCGAGACGGTGGGCGGCGGCAAGACCCATCAACTGACCTTCTGAAGTTGACGTTCTGAAGAGAGCACGGAAAAGCCCATGGCCAAGCTGACGGTCGAGATTGTCACCCCCGAGAAGCGCGTCCTGTCGGTCCAGGCGGACGAGGCGATCGTCCCCGGCGCGCGGGGCCTGTTCGGCGTGCGGCCGGGCCACACCCCGTTCCTCTCGCTCATCGAGCCGGGCCTGCTCACCCTGTCGGGTGAGGGCGCGCCGCGCGAGGCCTACTTCGTGGCCGGCGGCTTCGTCGAGGTGAGCAACGACAAGGTGCTGGTGCTCGCGGACGTGGTCGAGCCCGTGGCCTCCATCGACGTGGACGCCGCGCGCCAGCGGCTGGCCGAGGCCCAGGAGCGGCTGCGCGGCATGTCCTCGGACGACGCGCGCTTCACCGTGGAGCAGGCCATCGTGCGCCGCGAGACGGCGCGCGTGAACGCCGTGGCCCGCTAGTTCCTGTCTGGTTTGCGCGGGGCGCGCCTCACGTGCCCCGCGTGTCTGTCTTTGACTCCCGCGCGCGCGGGTCCGAGCCCTGGACGGCTCCCCGCGCCGCCGCGTGCCCCATGCTCGACCTCTTCCACCTCATCGCGGATCCTCCGTCGGCCGAGGCCCGACTCTACGTCGTGGACCACGCGCTGGAGGATCGCGTGCGCTTTCGCAACCTCGCCTTCCCGGAGGCGGAGGCCGCGTGGCGCGCGCTCGGTGGACACACCACGCCCGCGCTCTGGGACGGCGTTCATCTGCACCAGGGCGCGCAAGCGGTCGTGGCGCGTCTGCAGGCGGTTGTCAACCTGGGGCGAGATGAGTGATCGCTTGGGGTGGGAGCGCGCCCTTCACCCAACCTGTATGCGGAGCGAGCCGAAGTCGCGAGGGATCGTAAGTCGGGGCTGGTCATGCGACGCGGTTTGGTTATCTTGCCGCTCCCCATGTCGATGACTCCCGCCGAGCGCCAGGATAGGTTTCAAGCGGCGTTCCTGGGTCTCGCGATCGGAGATGCCCTGGGGTTTCCGCTCAAGGGCATTCCGCCGCTGAACCTCGCGCGGCTCAGCGGGCTGGCCGACGACTTCGCGCCCCGGCCCCGAGGCAAGTTCGCCAAGGGCCAGTTCTCCGACGACACGCAGTTGATGCTCGCCACCGCGGAGAGCGTCATCCGCGAGGGCAAGGTGGACGGGCGCAGCACCGCGGTGCACCTGGCGTGGCTGTGGCAGGAGGGCATCATCCTGCAGCCGCCCAAGCCGCTCGCCGAGTCGCTGCAGAAGCTCGCGCTGGGCACGCCGTGGATGAGCGCGGGCTCGCCCCTGGGCGTCAAGTGCCACTCGGTGCTCAGCCGCGCCATGGTGGTGGGCCTCTTCGAGAGCAAGAGCCGCGTGCGCATCCGCCATGACGCGGGCGTGCTCGCCATCCTCACGCACAAGGATCCCACCTGCGCCGGGGCCGCGGCCGCCTTCGCCCAGGCGGTGGCCATGGGCCTCACCACCAAGGAGCCGCCCACGCCCGCCGCCTTCTGCGAGGAGCTGGCCCTGGCGGCCGCCGCGCACGATCAGGAGCTGGCCGAGGAGCTGCGCCACCTGCCGCGGTTGCTCACCTGGGACACGTCGCGCGCGCTCACGCAGCTGCGCAAGGTGAGCGTGCCCCCGAGCCAGCTGCGCGGCGTGGACGGCCTGCCGCCGCACGTGGTGCCGGTGCTGCTCACCGCCATCTACGCGACGCTCAAGGCGCCGCACGACTTCCGCCAAGCCGTGGAGCTCACCCTGCGCTGTGGCGGCGAGGCCGACGCGGCCGCCGCCTGCGTGGGCGCCATGCTCGGCGCGCACCTGGGCACCGCCGCCATTCCCCCGCGCCTGCGCAAGAGCGTGCTCTACGCCGACACCCTCGTGGACGCCGCGGATCGCCTCTTCCAGGCCCGCCAGGTGCGCGAGACCCTCGCCACCGCGCTCGCCCAGCAGAAGCGGCGCCGTTAGTCCCCGCGAGCAGCGACCAGGCGGCCGAGCCCTCACCGCGCCCGCCTGACTTCCCCTGGCGTCCTTCCGATTCCACTTTCTCCTGGGAGAGCGGAACTCACCTGTGACCACGTCGTGGGTTCATGGGACGCCTGGGAGGCGGCACGTGGAATTCGAATCGGAGCGGCTGGAGCGCAGCCAACTGGAATCGCTGTCCACCGCGGAGCTGGTCCGTCACGCCATCGAGGAGACGCGGCTGCTGGCGCGCGCGGAGATCCTGCACGCCAAGAAGGAATTGAAGGAGGAGGTCGCGGCGGCGAAGACCGCGGGCATCTTCCTGGGCGCCAGTGGGGTGCTCGGCCTGGTGGGTCTGTCGGCATTGCTCGTGGCGGCGGGCCTGGCGCTGCCGGTGGCCCAGTGGCTGGGCGTGTTGCTCGTGGGCATCTTCCTGGTCCTCGTGGCCGGAGGGCTCGCCCTGATGGGCTCCAAGCGGCTGCCGACCAAACCGCTGGCGCATACCCAGGAGCGCCTGAAGACGGACCTCGTCCGCACCAAGGAGACCCTGCAATGAGTGACGACACGAAGCGCGCCATCACCCCGGGGCTGAGCGAGCGCGAGCAGGTGGAGCGCACCGCGGACCGGCTCCGCGATGAGCTGATGCTCACGCTGCAGGAACTGGATCGGCGCCGCGAGCGCGCCCTCGACATGAAGTTCCAGCTGCGCCAACTGCTCGAGCGCAACCGCGACGTGCTCTTCAAGCTCGGCGCGGGCGCCCTCACGGCCGTGGCCGTGGGCGTGGGCTGGTCGGTGCTCAGCGGCCGCCGCCGCGAGCGCGTGGTCTGGGCCCGCCGGGGACACGCGATGCGGCGCGCGTGGAAGCATCCGGACCAGGTGGCCACCGGCGCGCCCCAGCGCCCCTTCCCGATCGAGCTGGGCCACAAGCTGCTGCTCATCTTCGGCGGCGCCCTGGCCACCGCCCTGGCGCGCAACGCCGTGCAGACGCTCGTGCCCCCGCCGGAGCGCGCCGCCCAGAAGGCCGCCCGCCGTCCGGGAGTCCGCTTCGTCCAGGCCGAGGCCCACGCCTGACGCTTCCCTCCTGAGCCACCGCGTCATGCGCCCGGCGCCCTTTTCCTCGCGGAAGGGGCGCCGTGTTTGCGTCATGCAACCTGACGCCTTGCGTCAGCGCGGGTTCCACCCTGGGTAGCGAGCGAATGTGCCTGGAGACCCATCCAGTAGGGCCTGGAATTGGGCTAGCGTCTCGGGCACTTGATGAGACAGAGGGGGGCGTCTCTCGATACCGCCCGCCTGCTCACTTCCCAGGAGCCGAGCCATGACGAGCCCCACGTTCGAGACGATGGTCGACATCTTCCTCCAAAGCACGGCCCACTTCGGCCCGCGCCCGCTCTTCCTCGAGAAGAAGAACGGGGCCTGGGTGGAGATGACGTACATCCAGTTCGCGCAGAAGGTGGACGACCTGCGCGGTGGTCTGGCGAAGCTCGGCGTGACCGAGGGCGATCGCGTGGCCGTCATCTCCAACAACCGCCACGAGTGGGCGGTGGGCGCGTATGCCTCGTACACGCTCGGCGCCGCCTACGTGCCCATGTACGAGCAGCAGCAGGAGAAGGAGTGGCACTACATCCTCAACGACTGTGGCGCCAAGGTCGTGTTCGCCGCCACCGAGGCCATTGCCAAGAAAATTTCGGCGCTCAAATCATCCCTGCCCGCGCTCGAGCACGTCATCTGTTTCGCCGGTGAAGGTCCCCAGAGCTTCGCGGGCGTGCTCGCCCAGGGCTCCGCGGCGCCCCAGAAGGCCGCGTCGCCCAAGCCCACGGATCTCTGTGGCCTCATCTACACCTCGGGCACCACGGGCAATCCCAAGGGCGTGAAGCTCAGCCACGGCAACATCGCCAACAACGTGGCCGCCATGCATCAGATCTTCCCCATGTCGGACAACGACCGGTCGCTCGCGTTCCTGCCCTGGGCGCACGTCTTCGGTCAGTCCGTGGAACTGCACGGCCTGTACTCCATGGGCGCGTCCATGGCCATCGCCGAGTCCACCGAGAAGATCATCGAGAACCTGGCCGAGGTGCAGCCCACGCTCATCTTCTCCGTGCCCCGCATCTTCAACCGCATCTACGACGCGCTCCAGAAGCGCATGGCGACCGAGTCCGGGCTCAAGAAGAAGCTGTTCACCCTGGGCATCGAGGTGGCCAAGCAGCGCAAGGCGCTCGCCGAGCAGAAGCGCACGAGCCTGCTGCTCGACCTGCAGCACTCCTTCTTCGACAAGGTCGTCTTCTCCAAGGTGCGCGCGCGCTTCGGCGGCCGGATGAAGTACGCCTTCAGCGGCGGCGCGGCCATCTCGCGCGAGGTGGCCGAGTTCATCGACAACCTGGGCATCACGGTCTACGAGGGCTACGGCCTCACCGAGACGTCCCCCATCGCCACGGCGAACTTCCCGGGAAACCGGAAGATCGGCTCGGTGGGCAAGGCCCTGCCCGGCACGCGCGTGGAGATCGACCGCACCGAGACGGGTGACCCGAAGCAGGGGGAGATCGTCGCCTACGGCCACAACGTCATGCAGGGCTACTACAACCTGCCGGACGAGGACTCCAAGGCCTTCACCGCCGAGCACGGCTTCCGCACCGGCGACATGGGCTACCTGGATGACGACGGCTTCCTGTGGATCACCGGCCGCATCAAGGAGCAGTACAAGCTGGAGAACGGCAAGTACGTGTCGCCGGCGCCCATCGAGCAGTCGCTCCAGCTCTCCTCGTTCATCGTCAACGCGATGCTGCACGGGCAGAACAAGCCCTTCAACACGGCCATCATCGTCCCGGACATGGGCTCGCTCACCAAGTGGGCCGAGGAGAAGGGCCTGAGCACCGCCATGCCCGCGCTGCTCACCCTGCCCGAGGTGCAGCAGCTCTACCGCGAGCAGATCGCCGAGTTCACCAAGGACGTGAAGGGCTACGAGAAGCCCAAGCACTTCCTCCTGGTGTCCGAGGACTTCACCACCGCCAACGACATGCTCACCCCCTCGCTCAAGCTCAAGCGCCGCAGCGTGCTCAAGCGCTACGGCGATGACGTGGAGACCCTCTACCGCGAGGCGGAGAAGCGCGGCGAGAAGAGCGCCGCCTGAGCCGTCCCCCGCCGTCAGGCGCGCTTCGGCCGCCTGACGGTCTTCCTCGCCGCCTTCTGGTTCGCCACGCGCAGGGCGGCCTCGGCGGCGCGGCGGACCCAGGGCAGCAGCGCATGGGCGTCGTCCGCGACCTCCGCCGGCGGCGTCCAGTAGGACAGGGTGACCTGGCGGCCCTTGCCGCCGTCGTAGACGAAGGGCTCGCCTCCGGCGGCCTCGAAGGCGGCGCGCGAGGTGTCATCCGTCTTCAGGTAGAGCCGCCCGTCGAGGATGAGCCCGAACATGCGCCCGGCCTGGAACAGGCCCCAGCCGCCGAACATGGCGCGCGCGTGCACCGGCCCGAAGGGCTTCAACAACTCCAGCGTGTCGTCGAGGGAGGAGCTCGAGCGGGCCATGGCGGACTCCTGCGCACGGGGCGCGGGGCCTCGTCGCCCGGCCGTCTGCTCTCCAGGTGGAGCGGCCTGTAGATTTTCCGGCGGGGCGCGAGGGGGTGCGGTTTCTGGAATAGTGCCTAGGCACCCTTCCGTTGTCGCGCGGCCCCCATGATCATTTCCACGATCTTCCTGCTCGCCTCCGCTCCGGTCGTCCCCCCCACCCGCAACACCGTGGCCCCCGAGATGGGCGTGCCGTTCGCCTGTGGCCGGGTCTTCCCGGTCAGCCAGGGCCACGACACGGGCAGTCACCTGCAGAATGACACGTACGCCTGGGACTTCCGCATGCCCATCGGCACCCCCATCGTCTCGGCACAGGACGGCAAGGTGCGCATGGCGCGGGGTGACAGCACCCAGGGCGCGTGTGATCCGAAGATGGCCTCGTTCGCCAACTACGTCGTCGTGGAGCACGCGGGCAACGTGGAGACCCAGTACCTGCACTTCAGCGCCGTGGTGGTGAAGCCCGGCGACACGGTGCGCAAGGGTCAGCTGCTCGGGTACTCGGGCAACACGGGCTGGTCCTGCGGCCCCCACCTGCACTTCAAGGTGGCCAGCACCCAGGGCCCGGGGTGGAACAACCCGTCCGTGCCGGCGCGCATCGCCGGGTACGGCGACCCCATGCGCGACACCCTCGTCGCCGCGCCCGTGTGCGGCAACACGGGCGAGCTGCCGATGATGGCCACCAACGACGAGCGCCGGGCCTCGCAGCCCCTGGCTCCCGTGGTGTCCACCAACGAGGGCGAGCAGGCCTCGGGCGGTATTCCTCCCGGCGCCAAGGAGATCCTCGAGCGCGTGGCGCGCCCGGCGGCCAACACGCTGCGCACGCCGCCCAACGCCCAGGCCTTCGACGACGGCTCGGGCGGCGCGAACTAGGGCTGGTCCTCCTCGGCCGGGCGGCTCGCTTCCACGGGCCGCTCGCGCAGCCGCTCGAGCACCGGGTCCAGGCGCTCCTTGAAGCCCTGGACCCGCTCGCGCTCGTGCCGCAGCAACTCCTCCACGCGCGCCTGCTGGGCCCGCCGCCGCGCCCGCTGGGTGCGCCGCAGCTCGGACACGAACGTCTCCTTCTGCTGGAGGAGTTCCTCGGCGAGCCGCACCACCTCCTGCTCCGTCTCCTCCCGGGAGCGCCGCGCCTCCAGCCACTCGCGCTCCTCGACGCGCGCGGTGCGCAGGGTCTCGTGGGCGCGCAGCCCCTCCGCCCGGGCCGAGGCCTCCACCCGGCGGGCGCCTTCCTCCGCCCGCCGGGCCTCCTCCTCGGCCATCCGGGCCCGCTCGGCCTGGAGCGTGGCTTCCTGACGGGCCTCGTGCGCGAAGCTCCCGGCCACCGCCGTCGCGAGCCCCAACACCCCCAGGGAGAGCGCGCCGAGCAGGCGCCGGTTGCGCGCCCGCCGCGCCCGCCGCGCCCGCCGCTCGAACGCGGCGTCCAGGAAGTCGCGCTGCAGGGGCGGCAGCTCCCCGGTGGCGCGCCGCGCGAGGAAGCGCCGGGCCTCCTCCAGCCGCTCGTCCCGCCACAGCAGACCCGGGATGGAGTCGTGCTCCCGCCAGGTGAGCGCCGCCTGGTACAGGTCATCGAGGAACGTCGTGTCCTCCCGGCGCTCGTCCAGCCAGCGGCGCAGCACGGCGCTGTCC includes:
- the atpD gene encoding F0F1 ATP synthase subunit beta, coding for MSAQVPTVGKVTQVLGPVVDVEFPPGGLPEVYTALKLTNPNVSAEQNNLTLEVAQHLGENTVRCISMDSTEGLSRGQPVTNTGAPIQAPVGKATLGRILNVTGDPVDEKGPVVAKESWSIHRQPPPFTEQDVRVQMFETGIKVIDLLAPYTRGGKIGLFGGAGVGKTVLLQELIRNVAVERGGFSVFAGVGERTREGNDLYHEMQESNVIKVDNLEESQVVLVYGQMNEPPGARARVALTALTIAEYFRDVEGRDVLLFVDNIFRFTQAGSEVSALLGRIPSAVGYQPTLATEMGSLQERITSTTKGSVTSVQAIYVPADDLTDPAPATTFAHLDATTVLNRAISELGIYPAVDPLDSTSRILSPDVVGAEHYAVARRVQGILQRYKELQDIIAILGMDELSEEDKLTVARARKIQKFLSQPFFVAQIFTGAPGKYVKLQDTVQGFKEIADGKHDDLPESAFYMVGGIEEAKAKAAKMAAS
- a CDS encoding F0F1 ATP synthase subunit epsilon → MAKLTVEIVTPEKRVLSVQADEAIVPGARGLFGVRPGHTPFLSLIEPGLLTLSGEGAPREAYFVAGGFVEVSNDKVLVLADVVEPVASIDVDAARQRLAEAQERLRGMSSDDARFTVEQAIVRRETARVNAVAR
- a CDS encoding ADP-ribosylglycohydrolase family protein; translation: MSMTPAERQDRFQAAFLGLAIGDALGFPLKGIPPLNLARLSGLADDFAPRPRGKFAKGQFSDDTQLMLATAESVIREGKVDGRSTAVHLAWLWQEGIILQPPKPLAESLQKLALGTPWMSAGSPLGVKCHSVLSRAMVVGLFESKSRVRIRHDAGVLAILTHKDPTCAGAAAAFAQAVAMGLTTKEPPTPAAFCEELALAAAAHDQELAEELRHLPRLLTWDTSRALTQLRKVSVPPSQLRGVDGLPPHVVPVLLTAIYATLKAPHDFRQAVELTLRCGGEADAAAACVGAMLGAHLGTAAIPPRLRKSVLYADTLVDAADRLFQARQVRETLATALAQQKRRR
- a CDS encoding phage holin family protein, which encodes MEFESERLERSQLESLSTAELVRHAIEETRLLARAEILHAKKELKEEVAAAKTAGIFLGASGVLGLVGLSALLVAAGLALPVAQWLGVLLVGIFLVLVAGGLALMGSKRLPTKPLAHTQERLKTDLVRTKETLQ
- a CDS encoding AMP-dependent synthetase/ligase, yielding MTSPTFETMVDIFLQSTAHFGPRPLFLEKKNGAWVEMTYIQFAQKVDDLRGGLAKLGVTEGDRVAVISNNRHEWAVGAYASYTLGAAYVPMYEQQQEKEWHYILNDCGAKVVFAATEAIAKKISALKSSLPALEHVICFAGEGPQSFAGVLAQGSAAPQKAASPKPTDLCGLIYTSGTTGNPKGVKLSHGNIANNVAAMHQIFPMSDNDRSLAFLPWAHVFGQSVELHGLYSMGASMAIAESTEKIIENLAEVQPTLIFSVPRIFNRIYDALQKRMATESGLKKKLFTLGIEVAKQRKALAEQKRTSLLLDLQHSFFDKVVFSKVRARFGGRMKYAFSGGAAISREVAEFIDNLGITVYEGYGLTETSPIATANFPGNRKIGSVGKALPGTRVEIDRTETGDPKQGEIVAYGHNVMQGYYNLPDEDSKAFTAEHGFRTGDMGYLDDDGFLWITGRIKEQYKLENGKYVSPAPIEQSLQLSSFIVNAMLHGQNKPFNTAIIVPDMGSLTKWAEEKGLSTAMPALLTLPEVQQLYREQIAEFTKDVKGYEKPKHFLLVSEDFTTANDMLTPSLKLKRRSVLKRYGDDVETLYREAEKRGEKSAA
- a CDS encoding TfoX/Sxy family protein, producing the protein MARSSSSLDDTLELLKPFGPVHARAMFGGWGLFQAGRMFGLILDGRLYLKTDDTSRAAFEAAGGEPFVYDGGKGRQVTLSYWTPPAEVADDAHALLPWVRRAAEAALRVANQKAARKTVRRPKRA
- a CDS encoding M23 family metallopeptidase, giving the protein MIISTIFLLASAPVVPPTRNTVAPEMGVPFACGRVFPVSQGHDTGSHLQNDTYAWDFRMPIGTPIVSAQDGKVRMARGDSTQGACDPKMASFANYVVVEHAGNVETQYLHFSAVVVKPGDTVRKGQLLGYSGNTGWSCGPHLHFKVASTQGPGWNNPSVPARIAGYGDPMRDTLVAAPVCGNTGELPMMATNDERRASQPLAPVVSTNEGEQASGGIPPGAKEILERVARPAANTLRTPPNAQAFDDGSGGAN